A genomic segment from Pseudoduganella chitinolytica encodes:
- a CDS encoding TraR/DksA family transcriptional regulator, which yields MNDLTPDRLAALKALLEARKSALLGQFAGRPANEFSRTPAVEEIETSPADSASNRTLNQLEAEADDHRLAQLAAIRHALAKFASGDYGICESCGGPIGASRLDARPEACLCIGCQTRMERSRH from the coding sequence ATGAACGACTTGACACCGGATCGGCTGGCGGCGCTGAAGGCTTTGCTGGAGGCGCGCAAGAGCGCCCTGCTGGGGCAGTTCGCCGGCCGCCCCGCGAACGAGTTCAGCCGTACCCCGGCCGTCGAGGAAATCGAAACTTCGCCGGCGGACAGCGCCAGCAACCGCACCTTGAACCAGCTGGAAGCGGAGGCGGACGACCATCGGCTGGCCCAGCTGGCCGCGATCCGCCATGCGCTGGCGAAGTTCGCCAGCGGCGACTACGGCATCTGCGAAAGCTGCGGTGGCCCGATCGGCGCGTCGCGCCTGGATGCGCGGCCCGAAGCGTGCCTGTGCATCGGCTGCCAGACCCGCATGGAGCGCAGCCGGCACTGA
- a CDS encoding universal stress protein translates to MAYKTILVHLDEAPHVGARVLMAAELALQHDAHVVGVALTGVSRFLYQNEMVDEQDANLARHLDVLRERAARALGGFAPQLRALGVQSFEERVLDDEPGAGLALVARHADLAIVGQALPEQRGSAASFPAEVLTESGCAVLVVPHTARPRASISVSAAGIASQGAPTPGRDVLVAWNASKEAARAVREALPLLRGAEKVTVAILDADLHPALFGNEPGADVLAWLGRHGIAAQVVLASSPRQGLLKRPSQVGESLLALATERGCDLMVLGAFGHSRFRETLLGGVTRTVLDSMTVPVLMAH, encoded by the coding sequence ATGGCCTACAAGACGATTCTCGTACATCTCGACGAAGCACCGCACGTTGGCGCGCGCGTGCTGATGGCGGCCGAACTGGCCCTGCAGCACGATGCGCACGTGGTGGGGGTGGCGCTGACGGGCGTGTCGCGCTTCCTGTACCAGAACGAGATGGTGGACGAGCAGGATGCCAACCTGGCACGGCACCTGGACGTCCTGCGCGAACGCGCCGCCCGTGCGCTGGGCGGCTTCGCGCCGCAGTTGCGCGCGCTCGGCGTGCAGTCGTTCGAGGAGCGCGTGCTGGACGACGAGCCGGGCGCCGGCCTGGCCCTCGTGGCGCGCCATGCCGACCTGGCGATCGTTGGCCAGGCCTTGCCCGAGCAGCGCGGCAGCGCCGCCAGCTTTCCCGCCGAAGTCCTGACCGAGTCCGGCTGTGCCGTGCTCGTGGTGCCGCATACGGCGCGGCCGCGCGCGTCGATCTCCGTCAGCGCGGCGGGTATCGCCAGCCAGGGAGCGCCGACACCGGGTCGCGATGTCCTGGTGGCCTGGAACGCCAGCAAGGAAGCGGCCCGCGCCGTCCGGGAGGCGCTGCCGTTGTTGCGGGGTGCGGAAAAAGTGACGGTGGCCATCCTCGATGCGGACCTGCACCCGGCGCTGTTCGGCAACGAACCGGGCGCCGACGTGCTGGCGTGGCTGGGCCGGCACGGCATCGCGGCCCAGGTGGTGCTGGCCAGCAGCCCGCGCCAGGGGCTGCTGAAGCGCCCTTCCCAGGTCGGCGAATCCCTGCTGGCGCTGGCCACCGAACGGGGCTGCGACCTGATGGTGCTGGGCGCCTTCGGCCATTCGCGCTTCCGCGAAACGCTGCTGGGCGGCGTGACGCGCACGGTGCTCGATTCGATGACGGTGCCGGTGCTGATGGCGCATTAG
- a CDS encoding IS4 family transposase, producing MHAQQIIQKFLADQCSAMHAKRRRCLADAVEAARSGGLAMMGMSKALESEVSLRYRIKRIDRLLSNAHLAKERVSIFKALAHHLLPHQERIAVIVDWSDLLPDVSQHLLRAAVVVEGRAITIYEELHPTKSYGSRQVHHRFLETLRTVLPPQSSPVIITDAGFRGTWFQMLGELGYDWIGRIRNLDTVRVEGTTKWQPCKELYPHATKVPRDLGRFEHTQSRLVKCRLTLVKKSPQGRKKLTVFGNDAGSHHSNKQRKGQSEPWLLSVSPGLSKLRAKQIVALYSCRMQIEQTFRDLKNPRWGMGIRHSQTRQPKRLAALLLIGTLLSFALWIIGIVAQSRGYRMRYGSKPKSAKTVSIVSLARQWLADVRYRRLTHSQLREAMQELANLVLIY from the coding sequence ATGCATGCACAGCAAATCATACAGAAGTTTTTGGCCGATCAGTGCTCCGCGATGCACGCCAAACGGCGGAGATGCTTGGCCGATGCTGTCGAAGCGGCCCGCAGCGGCGGGCTGGCAATGATGGGAATGAGCAAGGCGCTAGAAAGTGAAGTAAGCCTACGCTATCGGATCAAGCGCATCGACCGCCTTCTAAGTAACGCTCACTTGGCCAAGGAGCGGGTAAGCATCTTCAAGGCCTTGGCGCACCACCTCCTGCCGCATCAGGAGCGCATTGCAGTGATCGTCGATTGGTCTGATTTGCTGCCGGATGTAAGTCAGCATTTGCTGCGCGCCGCCGTGGTAGTGGAGGGGCGTGCGATCACGATTTATGAGGAGCTGCATCCGACCAAGTCGTATGGCAGCAGACAAGTCCATCATCGTTTCCTGGAGACTCTACGGACGGTACTGCCTCCACAAAGCAGTCCAGTGATCATCACCGACGCGGGCTTTCGGGGGACTTGGTTCCAGATGCTCGGCGAGCTCGGCTACGATTGGATCGGTAGAATTCGTAATCTCGACACCGTTCGCGTAGAAGGCACCACGAAGTGGCAGCCTTGCAAAGAGCTTTACCCTCACGCCACTAAGGTCCCACGCGATTTGGGACGGTTCGAACATACCCAATCGCGCTTGGTGAAATGCCGTCTGACTTTGGTGAAGAAGTCGCCCCAAGGGCGAAAGAAATTGACCGTCTTCGGCAATGACGCCGGCAGCCATCACAGCAACAAACAGCGTAAGGGACAATCCGAACCCTGGCTGTTGTCCGTCTCACCAGGGCTATCGAAGCTGCGTGCAAAACAGATCGTCGCCTTATACAGCTGTCGCATGCAAATCGAACAGACTTTCCGCGACCTCAAAAACCCGCGGTGGGGGATGGGGATTCGCCACAGTCAAACACGCCAACCCAAGCGTCTCGCCGCACTACTTCTTATCGGCACCTTGCTCAGCTTCGCCCTATGGATCATCGGCATCGTTGCGCAAAGTCGGGGCTATCGTATGCGCTACGGCAGCAAACCCAAATCCGCGAAAACTGTGTCTATCGTTTCCTTAGCTCGCCAATGGCTCGCCGACGTCAGGTATCGAAGGCTGACGCACAGCCAGCTCCGCGAAGCTATGCAGGAGCTGGCTAATCTAGTACTCATCTATTAA
- a CDS encoding zinc-dependent peptidase — translation MDALLSMTLLAVVCATPFWYPRWTLKRALARPLSPAALRTLADYIPVYDRMEPALQQQLQRLVVQFLHQKKFVGCAGLEVTDEMRVAIAGLACMLILNRPSKVYRPLHAILVYPGAFAAPRLDVGPGGIVTDVRQTMLGESWTDGRVVLSWEDVARGGREWSSGHNVALHEFAHQLDSESGTTNGAPYLGSADNYRSWSAVLSRDFAHLRHEAWAGNPDSVLDHYGATSPAEFFAVATETFFGKPWQLRERHPALFDELLKYYRVDPRDWQDAPVPELPVELPAVPANRSFAWANW, via the coding sequence ATGGATGCATTGCTCAGTATGACCCTGTTGGCCGTGGTGTGCGCCACGCCATTCTGGTACCCGCGCTGGACCTTGAAGCGGGCGCTGGCACGTCCGTTGTCGCCGGCGGCCCTGCGCACGCTGGCCGACTACATTCCCGTCTATGACCGCATGGAGCCCGCGTTGCAACAGCAACTGCAGCGGCTCGTCGTGCAGTTCCTCCACCAGAAAAAATTCGTCGGCTGTGCCGGCCTCGAAGTCACCGACGAGATGCGGGTTGCCATTGCCGGCCTGGCCTGCATGCTGATCCTGAACCGCCCCAGCAAGGTCTACCGTCCCCTTCACGCGATCCTCGTCTACCCGGGAGCTTTTGCCGCGCCGCGCCTCGACGTCGGTCCGGGCGGCATCGTGACCGACGTGCGCCAGACAATGCTGGGGGAGTCGTGGACGGATGGTCGCGTCGTGCTGTCGTGGGAGGACGTCGCTCGCGGCGGGCGCGAATGGAGCAGCGGCCACAACGTCGCCCTGCACGAGTTTGCCCACCAGCTCGACAGCGAGTCCGGCACGACCAACGGCGCCCCGTACCTGGGCAGTGCCGACAACTACCGCAGCTGGTCGGCCGTATTGTCGCGCGACTTCGCCCACTTGCGCCATGAAGCGTGGGCGGGCAATCCGGACAGCGTGCTGGACCACTACGGCGCCACCAGCCCCGCGGAATTTTTCGCCGTCGCCACCGAAACATTCTTCGGCAAGCCATGGCAGCTGCGCGAACGCCACCCCGCGCTGTTCGACGAGCTGTTGAAGTACTACCGCGTCGACCCGCGCGACTGGCAGGACGCCCCGGTGCCGGAACTGCCCGTCGAGCTTCCCGCCGTGCCCGCCAACCGCTCGTTTGCCTGGGCGAACTGGTGA
- a CDS encoding winged helix-turn-helix domain-containing protein, translated as MAAQEVREPAAPAAKARLALVERPGPGTERKALSLAPIERVRSTSATLRRIENMQKLIGELQNHEMLADEIAWFLKFSPSGARKYIRDLREAGVIELARYIEGTATYLGKAVYRLTPDAERVQAFLAAIVQPKREGAPPRKERPSLREQSMAGSGRHFHILADDTHYAIRVNRGPVTRDPLVAALFGAPQSLQKAQQ; from the coding sequence ATGGCCGCCCAGGAAGTGCGCGAGCCGGCGGCCCCCGCCGCCAAGGCGCGCCTTGCGCTGGTGGAGCGCCCGGGTCCCGGAACCGAGCGCAAGGCCTTGTCGCTGGCTCCGATCGAGCGTGTACGTTCAACCTCGGCAACGCTGCGTCGCATCGAGAACATGCAGAAGCTGATCGGCGAACTGCAGAACCACGAAATGCTGGCGGACGAGATCGCCTGGTTCCTGAAGTTTTCCCCGTCGGGTGCCCGCAAGTACATCCGCGACCTGCGCGAGGCGGGCGTCATCGAACTGGCGCGCTATATCGAAGGCACCGCCACCTACCTGGGCAAGGCCGTGTACCGCCTGACCCCGGATGCCGAGCGCGTGCAGGCCTTCCTGGCCGCCATCGTGCAGCCGAAGCGCGAAGGTGCGCCACCGCGCAAGGAACGTCCGAGCTTGCGCGAGCAGAGCATGGCAGGCAGCGGCCGTCACTTCCATATCCTGGCCGACGACACGCACTACGCCATCCGCGTCAACCGCGGTCCGGTCACCCGCGACCCGCTGGTCGCCGCCCTGTTCGGCGCACCGCAGTCGCTGCAGAAGGCACAGCAGTAA
- a CDS encoding OmpA family protein, whose protein sequence is MNKTKNIAIAAALLCASFAAQAQEANINPNWYFQPSVMGLKPDSDWATDKTGYGAGLKFGKAVAPNWDIQMGYTYGRSRENGARYEQQTLGVDALYMFSRKTFRPFVLFGIGAERDKENRRGSLAEPHRTSPYVNAGLGFQSVINDRVSFQADVRSVYGFIGSDEFRHDRSNNVVANVGFNFAFGPSPTAAPAPAPVAAPTPVAEQPAPVAPPPAPARFEKVTMSATELFEFNKAKLRGDQPKLDDIARVLNENTSLTGITITGHADRIGSKQYNQKLSEQRAAAVKQYLVGKGVAADRLETQGKGEDEPVVQCNDKKRSDLIKCLEPNRRVEVEQITIERRVQ, encoded by the coding sequence GTGAACAAAACCAAAAATATCGCTATCGCCGCAGCACTGCTGTGCGCTTCCTTCGCCGCCCAGGCCCAGGAAGCGAACATCAATCCGAACTGGTACTTCCAGCCCAGCGTCATGGGCCTGAAGCCTGATTCGGACTGGGCCACCGACAAGACCGGCTACGGTGCCGGCCTGAAGTTCGGCAAGGCCGTTGCCCCGAACTGGGACATCCAGATGGGTTACACGTATGGCCGCTCGCGTGAGAACGGCGCACGCTACGAACAGCAGACGCTGGGCGTGGACGCGCTGTACATGTTCTCCCGCAAGACCTTCCGTCCATTCGTGCTGTTCGGTATCGGTGCCGAGCGCGACAAGGAAAATCGCCGCGGCAGCCTGGCTGAACCCCACCGCACGTCGCCGTACGTGAACGCCGGCCTGGGCTTCCAGTCCGTGATCAACGACCGCGTGTCGTTCCAGGCGGACGTGCGCAGCGTGTACGGCTTCATCGGCTCGGACGAGTTCCGTCACGACCGTTCCAACAACGTCGTCGCGAACGTCGGCTTCAACTTCGCCTTTGGTCCGTCGCCAACGGCTGCGCCAGCACCGGCACCCGTGGCTGCGCCGACCCCGGTCGCCGAACAGCCGGCACCGGTCGCGCCGCCACCAGCGCCAGCACGCTTCGAGAAGGTGACGATGTCGGCCACCGAACTGTTCGAGTTCAACAAGGCGAAACTGCGCGGCGACCAGCCGAAGCTGGATGACATCGCCCGCGTGCTGAACGAGAACACGAGCCTGACCGGCATCACGATCACCGGCCACGCCGACCGCATCGGTTCGAAGCAGTACAACCAGAAGCTGTCCGAACAGCGCGCCGCCGCCGTCAAGCAATACCTGGTCGGCAAGGGTGTCGCCGCGGACCGCCTGGAGACCCAGGGCAAGGGCGAGGACGAGCCGGTCGTGCAGTGCAACGACAAGAAGCGTTCCGACCTGATCAAGTGCCTGGAGCCGAACCGTCGCGTCGAAGTCGAGCAGATCACCATCGAACGCCGCGTGCAGTAA
- a CDS encoding YihY/virulence factor BrkB family protein, producing the protein MSWRKFPHIAKKLPELSYCAVMEWFDHRGSSKGAALAFYTLFSLAPILVLVIAIAGFFYGKEAAQGELFNQLRGMMGAQGAEAIQLILAGAHNEEEGRIATIIAGALLLFGATSVFAELKTSLDDIWQLPPVTDNTVWDTIRTRLLSFGMVLALGFLLLTSLVVSAALEIFQRFWTSYWPQATFFVTLLNHAISFLVIATMFGVIYKMLPRIRLGWTDVIIGAIGTALLFMIGKFGIGAYIGNSGVTSSFGAAGSTIALLLWVYYSAQIFFLGAEFARQYALRLGSLKHHPRDEQGRLIVKTKKD; encoded by the coding sequence ATGAGCTGGAGAAAGTTTCCCCACATCGCGAAAAAGCTGCCCGAGCTGTCGTACTGCGCCGTGATGGAATGGTTCGACCACCGGGGCAGCAGCAAGGGCGCCGCCCTGGCCTTCTACACGCTGTTCTCGCTGGCGCCGATCCTCGTGCTGGTGATTGCCATCGCCGGCTTTTTCTATGGCAAGGAAGCGGCCCAGGGCGAGCTGTTCAACCAGTTGCGCGGCATGATGGGCGCGCAAGGGGCGGAGGCGATCCAGCTGATCCTGGCAGGTGCCCACAACGAAGAGGAAGGCCGCATCGCGACGATCATCGCGGGCGCCCTGCTGCTGTTCGGCGCGACCAGCGTCTTTGCCGAATTGAAGACCAGCCTGGACGACATCTGGCAGTTGCCCCCCGTCACCGACAACACGGTATGGGACACGATCCGCACGCGCTTGCTGTCGTTCGGCATGGTGCTGGCGCTGGGCTTCCTCCTGCTGACCTCGCTTGTCGTCAGTGCCGCGCTGGAGATCTTCCAGCGCTTCTGGACCAGTTACTGGCCCCAGGCGACGTTCTTCGTCACCCTGCTGAACCACGCGATCAGCTTCCTTGTCATCGCCACGATGTTCGGCGTCATCTACAAGATGCTGCCGCGCATCCGGCTGGGCTGGACGGACGTGATCATCGGGGCCATCGGGACGGCGCTGCTGTTCATGATCGGCAAGTTCGGCATCGGCGCCTATATCGGCAACAGCGGCGTCACCAGCAGCTTCGGCGCGGCCGGTTCCACGATCGCCCTGCTGTTGTGGGTGTACTACTCGGCGCAGATCTTTTTCCTGGGCGCGGAATTTGCCCGCCAGTATGCGCTGCGGCTGGGCAGCCTGAAGCATCATCCCCGCGACGAGCAGGGCCGGCTGATCGTCAAGACCAAGAAGGATTGA
- a CDS encoding AI-2E family transporter, whose amino-acid sequence MDRPPHLGSPADPAPLEPSPDAATETAGKLHLPLHVHARGLALGIIATVAFLYALQWARNFLVPLLLGIFIAYTLNPVVSWLERLRVKRAFGATLVTVAILFGSAVTMDKVHGEFENIVDELPTITHKLSRLLASTTGGSTSTLSRIQAVATELEQATAGSQARRAAKRQQAATVESATGGIRVMDWVWVSARGLAGFLSQATMVIFLVFFLLLSGDTFKRKLVKLTGPSLSKKKITVHILEDINTSIQAYMFMLLVTNVLLALLMWIVLRAIGLENAGAWAVVAGLLHIMPYFGPLLITSATGLVAFLQFESLQMVLLVTGASLGIATLVGTFVTTWMTGRIARMNAAAVFVSLLFWGWLWGVWGLLLGVPVIVVVKVVAERVEGMEVVAELLGE is encoded by the coding sequence ATGGATCGCCCGCCCCATCTCGGATCGCCCGCCGACCCTGCACCATTGGAGCCGTCGCCGGACGCCGCCACGGAAACCGCGGGCAAGCTGCACCTGCCGCTGCACGTCCATGCGCGCGGCCTGGCCCTGGGCATCATCGCCACGGTCGCCTTCCTGTACGCCCTGCAATGGGCCAGGAATTTCCTTGTTCCCCTGCTGTTGGGGATCTTCATTGCCTATACCCTCAATCCCGTCGTGTCGTGGCTGGAGCGGCTGCGCGTCAAGCGCGCGTTCGGCGCCACGCTCGTCACGGTCGCCATCCTGTTCGGCTCGGCCGTCACGATGGACAAGGTCCATGGCGAATTCGAAAACATCGTCGACGAGCTGCCCACGATCACGCACAAGCTGTCGCGCCTGCTGGCCTCGACCACGGGCGGCAGCACCAGCACGTTGTCGCGCATCCAGGCCGTCGCCACCGAACTGGAGCAGGCTACCGCCGGTAGCCAGGCGCGCCGCGCCGCCAAGCGCCAGCAGGCCGCCACCGTCGAGTCGGCCACGGGCGGCATCCGCGTGATGGACTGGGTGTGGGTCAGCGCGCGCGGCCTGGCCGGCTTCCTCAGCCAGGCGACAATGGTGATCTTCCTCGTGTTTTTCCTGCTGCTGTCCGGCGACACATTCAAGCGCAAGCTCGTCAAGCTGACGGGGCCGTCACTGTCGAAGAAAAAGATCACCGTCCACATCCTGGAAGACATCAACACGTCGATCCAGGCCTATATGTTCATGCTGCTCGTGACCAACGTGCTGCTGGCGCTGCTGATGTGGATCGTGCTGCGCGCCATCGGCCTGGAGAACGCTGGCGCGTGGGCCGTCGTGGCAGGACTGCTGCACATCATGCCGTATTTCGGCCCCTTGCTGATCACCAGCGCCACGGGCCTGGTCGCCTTCCTGCAGTTCGAATCGCTGCAGATGGTCCTCCTGGTGACGGGGGCCTCGCTCGGCATCGCCACCCTGGTCGGCACGTTCGTCACCACATGGATGACGGGCCGCATCGCCCGCATGAATGCCGCGGCCGTGTTCGTCAGCCTGCTGTTCTGGGGCTGGCTGTGGGGCGTCTGGGGCCTGCTGCTGGGCGTGCCCGTGATCGTGGTCGTGAAGGTGGTGGCCGAGCGGGTGGAGGGGATGGAAGTGGTCGCGGAGCTGCTGGGAGAATAA
- a CDS encoding BON domain-containing protein, whose protein sequence is MKIAQKIVTAVFTAATVFSVVGCASTATKEGTGEYVDDAVLTTKVKASIFNEPTLKTTEINVETFKGTVQLSGFVAQPGDITKAGEIARGVKGVKSVKNDIRVK, encoded by the coding sequence ATGAAAATCGCTCAGAAAATCGTTACCGCAGTCTTCACCGCTGCCACCGTATTCTCCGTCGTCGGCTGCGCCAGCACCGCGACCAAGGAAGGCACCGGCGAATACGTCGACGACGCCGTCCTGACCACCAAGGTCAAGGCCTCCATCTTCAACGAGCCGACCCTGAAGACGACCGAAATCAATGTCGAGACGTTCAAGGGTACCGTGCAGCTGTCCGGCTTCGTGGCACAGCCAGGCGACATCACCAAGGCCGGTGAGATCGCCCGCGGCGTGAAAGGCGTGAAGTCCGTCAAGAACGACATCCGCGTCAAGTAA